From the genome of Orcinus orca chromosome 5, mOrcOrc1.1, whole genome shotgun sequence, one region includes:
- the CCDC14 gene encoding coiled-coil domain-containing protein 14 isoform X3, producing MYSPIIYQALCEHVQTQMSLMNNLASKNNPKGIPTAPCHTVSGSESQASPYSNYSLSTSTPVQLPQQPPCPPVVHSEVQTDGDNQFVSQGRTIPVDCTDDVLRNSFSTSLGVPCSLPQTDKPATPTFQQLDLANGILPQQRVPKEPDLLKCFQTCTKLLGSHPDSQTCCSPTLLQPDFLAIKEEKYVKEQIEEVRSERKDLNIPVQDTRIKDVQNAKSVNQSAEKVRTIKYLLGELKALVAEQEDSEIQRLITELELYISLLPTVNGNTNIQVEIALAMQPLRSENAHLRRQLRILNQQLREREKTQKSSGSLECNLELFSLQSLNKSLQNQLQESLKSQELLQSKNEELLKVIESQKDENKKFAGIFKEKDQTLLENKQQFDIETTRMKIELEEALVNVKSCRFKLEAAEKENQILGITLRQRDAEVTRLRELTRTLQTSMAKLLSDLSMDTARCKSGSNLTKSLLNIYEKQPQHDRIPAHTSIMSYLNKLEPVHTIITRSEPLSTINNEENTMPDRPYENVLPSEGPQHTNARNMEASAPGIIPALSKQDSDEESEITTLIEDECNLDKTIYIPFARSTSKKKSPLSKRLSLQLQISVAPPQMVSGLVAEKENKLCAPGVCSSSKEEGVAPEKLSRTADMEDKQLLRIIKEAIRKIPPATEEPEELAACHGPSTCQNSSIQVKSSAVSDGSFLNSDLTSDWSTSFSTFTSRDEQDFQNGLAALDANIARLQKSLRTGLLET from the exons ATGTATTCACCCATAATATACCAAGCCCTCTGTGAGCATGTGCAGACTcaaatgtcactgatgaataacTTGGCTTCAAAGAACAACCCCAAAGGAATTCCTACTGCACCTTGCCACACTGTGTCTGGTTCTG AATCTCAGGCATCTCCATATTCTAATTATAGCTTATCCACCTCTACCCCAGTCCAGTTACCTCAGCAACCACCCTGCCCTCCAGTGGTTCATTCT gaaGTTCAGACTGATGGTGACAACCAGTTTGTATCACAAGGTAGAACAATTCCTGTGGACTGTACTGATGATGTTCTAAGGAATTCCTTCAGTACTAGTCTTGGAGTTCCATGTAGCCTGCCCCAAACTGACAAACCAGCTACTCCAACATTTCAGCAGCTGGATCTTGCTAATGGAATtctgccacaacaaagagttccTAAGGAACCGGACCTACTAAAGTGTTTCCAAACATGCACGAAACTGTTGGGTTCTCATCCAGATAGTCAGACTTGCTGCAGCCCCACCCTATTACAGCCAGATTTCTTGgctattaaagaagaaaaatatgttaaagAACAAATTGAAGAGGTTAGAAGTGAAAGAAAGGATTTAAACATACCCGTGCAAGATACAAGAATAAAGGATGTGCAGAATGCAAAAAGTGTGAACCAGAGTGCTGAAAAAGTTAGAACTATCAAGTATTTGTTGGGAGAGCTCAAGGCCCTGGTAGCAGAACAAG AAGATTCAGAAATTCAGAGGTTGATTACAGAACTGGAGTTGTATATATCTCTGCTTCCAACAGTAAATGGAAACACAAATATTCAGGTTGAAATAGCACTGGCCATGCAACCACTAAGAAGTGAAAATGCTCATTTACGCAG gcAATTGAGAATTTTGAACCAGCAACTTAGAGAACGAGAAAAAACTCAAAAGTCATCTGGTTCTCTGGAATGCAACCTTGAAT TGTTTTCTCTTCAATCATTGAACAAGTCACTGCAAAATCAATTACAGGAGTCACTAAAGAGCCAAGAATTACTACAGAGTAAAAATGAAGAGCTTTTAAAAGTGATAGAAAGtcagaaagatgaaaacaaaaagtttgctggtatatttaaagagaaagatCAAACTTTACTTGAAAATAAACAGCAATTTGACATTGAGACAACAAGAATGAAAATTG aatTGGAGGAAGCTTTAGTCAATGTGAAAAGCTGCCGGTTTAAGTTAGAAGctgcagaaaaggaaaatcagattTTGGGAATAACATTACGTCAGCGTGATGCTGAGGTGACTCGACTAAGAGAATTAACCAG AACTTTACAGACCAGTATGGCAAAGCTTCTCTCAGATCTTAGTATGGACACTGCTCGTTGCAAGTCTGGGAGTAATCTTACGAAATCACTCCTGAACATTTATGAAAAACAACCTCAACATGACCGAATCCCTGCTCACACTTCCATAATGAGCTATCTAAATAAGTTAGAACCAGTTCACACTATTATTACACGTTCAGAGCCACTTTCTACAATTAACAATGAGGAAAACACAATGCCAGATAGACCCTATGAAAATGTTCTGCCCTCTGAAGGCCCTCAGCATACTAATGCTAGGAACATGGAAGCATCAGCCCCTGGAATCATTCCTGCCCTTTCAAAACAGGATTCTGATGAGGAGAGTGAAATTACAACTTTAATAGAAGATGAGTGTAATTTGGATAAGACAATTTACATTCCGTTTGCTAGAAGCACTTCTAAAAAGAAATCACCACTATCTAAGAGATTATCCCTCCAGCTACAGATCAGTGTTGCTCCACCGCAGATGGTCAGTGGACTTGttgctgaaaaagaaaataaattgtgtGCACCTGGAGTTTGTTCCTCTTCCAAAGAGGAAGGAGTTGCACCTGAGAAACTTTCCAGAACAGCTGATATGGAGGACAAGCAACTCCTCAGGATAATAAAGGAAGCCATTCGCAAGATCCCTCCTGCCACTGAGGAGCCAGAGGAATTGGCTGCGTGTCATGGCCCCTCCACTTGTCAGAACAGCAGCATTCAAGTGAAAAGTAGTGCAGTCTCTGATGGTAgctttttaaattctgatttAACCTCTGACTGGAGCACTTCTTTTTCAACGTTCACTTCTCGTGATGAACAAGACTTCCAAAATGGCCTTGCAGCACTGGATGCCAACATTGCTAGACTCCAGAAGTCCTTGAGGACTGGTCTTCTGGAGACGTAA
- the CCDC14 gene encoding coiled-coil domain-containing protein 14 isoform X1, with translation MVRSGSRPGQVLSSGKHTGPAKLTNGKKGTHLRKISRLNADSGYPTHSDSESQTETVQGLDGCAALLRDILRNEDSGSEIAYSENRYNPRPVESKRYGSKKKGHEKHTVPSVVWKEILSSDNKKQIPNDASAGSERDSSDIPQNWSLQDHYRMYSPIIYQALCEHVQTQMSLMNNLASKNNPKGIPTAPCHTVSGSESQASPYSNYSLSTSTPVQLPQQPPCPPVVHSEVQTDGDNQFVSQGRTIPVDCTDDVLRNSFSTSLGVPCSLPQTDKPATPTFQQLDLANGILPQQRVPKEPDLLKCFQTCTKLLGSHPDSQTCCSPTLLQPDFLAIKEEKYVKEQIEEVRSERKDLNIPVQDTRIKDVQNAKSVNQSAEKVRTIKYLLGELKALVAEQEDSEIQRLITELELYISLLPTVNGNTNIQVEIALAMQPLRSENAHLRRQLRILNQQLREREKTQKSSGSLECNLELFSLQSLNKSLQNQLQESLKSQELLQSKNEELLKVIESQKDENKKFAGIFKEKDQTLLENKQQFDIETTRMKIELEEALVNVKSCRFKLEAAEKENQILGITLRQRDAEVTRLRELTRTLQTSMAKLLSDLSMDTARCKSGSNLTKSLLNIYEKQPQHDRIPAHTSIMSYLNKLEPVHTIITRSEPLSTINNEENTMPDRPYENVLPSEGPQHTNARNMEASAPGIIPALSKQDSDEESEITTLIEDECNLDKTIYIPFARSTSKKKSPLSKRLSLQLQISVAPPQMVSGLVAEKENKLCAPGVCSSSKEEGVAPEKLSRTADMEDKQLLRIIKEAIRKIPPATEEPEELAACHGPSTCQNSSIQVKSSAVSDGSFLNSDLTSDWSTSFSTFTSRDEQDFQNGLAALDANIARLQKSLRTGLLET, from the exons GTATTATCTTCAGGAAAGCACACTGGACCTGCTAAATtaacaaatggaaagaaagg GACCCATTTGAGAAAAATATCTCGTCTTAATGCAGACTCTGGCTATCCCACTCATTCTGATTCAGAAAGTCAG ACTGAAACTGTGCAAGGGCTTGATGGTTGTGCTGCTTTGCTGCGGGACATTTTGAGAAATGAAGattcag GTTCAGAAATAGCATATTCAGAAAATAGATATAACCCTAGACCTGTAGAAAGCAAACGATATGGATCTAAAAAGAAAGGACATGAAAAACATACTGTACCTTCTGTAGTCTGGAAGGAAATTt TATCTTCAGATAATAAGAAACAGATTCCTAATGATGCTTCTGCTGGAAGTGAAAGAGACTCATCAGATATACCACAAAATTGGTCACTACAAGATCATTATAGAATGTATTCACCCATAATATACCAAGCCCTCTGTGAGCATGTGCAGACTcaaatgtcactgatgaataacTTGGCTTCAAAGAACAACCCCAAAGGAATTCCTACTGCACCTTGCCACACTGTGTCTGGTTCTG AATCTCAGGCATCTCCATATTCTAATTATAGCTTATCCACCTCTACCCCAGTCCAGTTACCTCAGCAACCACCCTGCCCTCCAGTGGTTCATTCT gaaGTTCAGACTGATGGTGACAACCAGTTTGTATCACAAGGTAGAACAATTCCTGTGGACTGTACTGATGATGTTCTAAGGAATTCCTTCAGTACTAGTCTTGGAGTTCCATGTAGCCTGCCCCAAACTGACAAACCAGCTACTCCAACATTTCAGCAGCTGGATCTTGCTAATGGAATtctgccacaacaaagagttccTAAGGAACCGGACCTACTAAAGTGTTTCCAAACATGCACGAAACTGTTGGGTTCTCATCCAGATAGTCAGACTTGCTGCAGCCCCACCCTATTACAGCCAGATTTCTTGgctattaaagaagaaaaatatgttaaagAACAAATTGAAGAGGTTAGAAGTGAAAGAAAGGATTTAAACATACCCGTGCAAGATACAAGAATAAAGGATGTGCAGAATGCAAAAAGTGTGAACCAGAGTGCTGAAAAAGTTAGAACTATCAAGTATTTGTTGGGAGAGCTCAAGGCCCTGGTAGCAGAACAAG AAGATTCAGAAATTCAGAGGTTGATTACAGAACTGGAGTTGTATATATCTCTGCTTCCAACAGTAAATGGAAACACAAATATTCAGGTTGAAATAGCACTGGCCATGCAACCACTAAGAAGTGAAAATGCTCATTTACGCAG gcAATTGAGAATTTTGAACCAGCAACTTAGAGAACGAGAAAAAACTCAAAAGTCATCTGGTTCTCTGGAATGCAACCTTGAAT TGTTTTCTCTTCAATCATTGAACAAGTCACTGCAAAATCAATTACAGGAGTCACTAAAGAGCCAAGAATTACTACAGAGTAAAAATGAAGAGCTTTTAAAAGTGATAGAAAGtcagaaagatgaaaacaaaaagtttgctggtatatttaaagagaaagatCAAACTTTACTTGAAAATAAACAGCAATTTGACATTGAGACAACAAGAATGAAAATTG aatTGGAGGAAGCTTTAGTCAATGTGAAAAGCTGCCGGTTTAAGTTAGAAGctgcagaaaaggaaaatcagattTTGGGAATAACATTACGTCAGCGTGATGCTGAGGTGACTCGACTAAGAGAATTAACCAG AACTTTACAGACCAGTATGGCAAAGCTTCTCTCAGATCTTAGTATGGACACTGCTCGTTGCAAGTCTGGGAGTAATCTTACGAAATCACTCCTGAACATTTATGAAAAACAACCTCAACATGACCGAATCCCTGCTCACACTTCCATAATGAGCTATCTAAATAAGTTAGAACCAGTTCACACTATTATTACACGTTCAGAGCCACTTTCTACAATTAACAATGAGGAAAACACAATGCCAGATAGACCCTATGAAAATGTTCTGCCCTCTGAAGGCCCTCAGCATACTAATGCTAGGAACATGGAAGCATCAGCCCCTGGAATCATTCCTGCCCTTTCAAAACAGGATTCTGATGAGGAGAGTGAAATTACAACTTTAATAGAAGATGAGTGTAATTTGGATAAGACAATTTACATTCCGTTTGCTAGAAGCACTTCTAAAAAGAAATCACCACTATCTAAGAGATTATCCCTCCAGCTACAGATCAGTGTTGCTCCACCGCAGATGGTCAGTGGACTTGttgctgaaaaagaaaataaattgtgtGCACCTGGAGTTTGTTCCTCTTCCAAAGAGGAAGGAGTTGCACCTGAGAAACTTTCCAGAACAGCTGATATGGAGGACAAGCAACTCCTCAGGATAATAAAGGAAGCCATTCGCAAGATCCCTCCTGCCACTGAGGAGCCAGAGGAATTGGCTGCGTGTCATGGCCCCTCCACTTGTCAGAACAGCAGCATTCAAGTGAAAAGTAGTGCAGTCTCTGATGGTAgctttttaaattctgatttAACCTCTGACTGGAGCACTTCTTTTTCAACGTTCACTTCTCGTGATGAACAAGACTTCCAAAATGGCCTTGCAGCACTGGATGCCAACATTGCTAGACTCCAGAAGTCCTTGAGGACTGGTCTTCTGGAGACGTAA
- the CCDC14 gene encoding coiled-coil domain-containing protein 14 isoform X2 has product MVRSGSRPGQVLSSGKHTGPAKLTNGKKGTHLRKISRLNADSGYPTHSDSESQTETVQGLDGCAALLRDILRNEDSVGSEIAYSENRYNPRPVESKRYGSKKKGHEKHTVPSVVWKEILSSDNKKQIPNDASAGSERDSSDIPQNWSLQDHYRMYSPIIYQALCEHVQTQMSLMNNLASKNNPKGIPTAPCHTVSGSESQASPYSNYSLSTSTPVQLPQQPPCPPVVHSEVQTDGDNQFVSQGRTIPVDCTDDVLRNSFSTSLGVPCSLPQTDKPATPTFQQLDLANGILPQQRVPKEPDLLKCFQTCTKLLGSHPDSQTCCSPTLLQPDFLAIKEEKYVKEQIEEVRSERKDLNIPVQDTRIKDVQNAKSVNQSAEKVRTIKYLLGELKALVAEQEDSEIQRLITELELYISLLPTVNGNTNIQVEIALAMQPLRSENAHLRRQLRILNQQLREREKTQKSSGSLECNLELFSLQSLNKSLQNQLQESLKSQELLQSKNEELLKVIESQKDENKKFAGIFKEKDQTLLENKQQFDIETTRMKIELEEALVNVKSCRFKLEAAEKENQILGITLRQRDAEVTRLRELTRTLQTSMAKLLSDLSMDTARCKSGSNLTKSLLNIYEKQPQHDRIPAHTSIMSYLNKLEPVHTIITRSEPLSTINNEENTMPDRPYENVLPSEGPQHTNARNMEASAPGIIPALSKQDSDEESEITTLIEDECNLDKTIYIPFARSTSKKKSPLSKRLSLQLQISVAPPQMVSGLVAEKENKLCAPGVCSSSKEEGVAPEKLSRTADMEDKQLLRIIKEAIRKIPPATEEPEELAACHGPSTCQNSSIQVKSSAVSDGSFLNSDLTSDWSTSFSTFTSRDEQDFQNGLAALDANIARLQKSLRTGLLET; this is encoded by the exons GTATTATCTTCAGGAAAGCACACTGGACCTGCTAAATtaacaaatggaaagaaagg GACCCATTTGAGAAAAATATCTCGTCTTAATGCAGACTCTGGCTATCCCACTCATTCTGATTCAGAAAGTCAG ACTGAAACTGTGCAAGGGCTTGATGGTTGTGCTGCTTTGCTGCGGGACATTTTGAGAAATGAAGattcag tAGGTTCAGAAATAGCATATTCAGAAAATAGATATAACCCTAGACCTGTAGAAAGCAAACGATATGGATCTAAAAAGAAAGGACATGAAAAACATACTGTACCTTCTGTAGTCTGGAAGGAAATTt TATCTTCAGATAATAAGAAACAGATTCCTAATGATGCTTCTGCTGGAAGTGAAAGAGACTCATCAGATATACCACAAAATTGGTCACTACAAGATCATTATAGAATGTATTCACCCATAATATACCAAGCCCTCTGTGAGCATGTGCAGACTcaaatgtcactgatgaataacTTGGCTTCAAAGAACAACCCCAAAGGAATTCCTACTGCACCTTGCCACACTGTGTCTGGTTCTG AATCTCAGGCATCTCCATATTCTAATTATAGCTTATCCACCTCTACCCCAGTCCAGTTACCTCAGCAACCACCCTGCCCTCCAGTGGTTCATTCT gaaGTTCAGACTGATGGTGACAACCAGTTTGTATCACAAGGTAGAACAATTCCTGTGGACTGTACTGATGATGTTCTAAGGAATTCCTTCAGTACTAGTCTTGGAGTTCCATGTAGCCTGCCCCAAACTGACAAACCAGCTACTCCAACATTTCAGCAGCTGGATCTTGCTAATGGAATtctgccacaacaaagagttccTAAGGAACCGGACCTACTAAAGTGTTTCCAAACATGCACGAAACTGTTGGGTTCTCATCCAGATAGTCAGACTTGCTGCAGCCCCACCCTATTACAGCCAGATTTCTTGgctattaaagaagaaaaatatgttaaagAACAAATTGAAGAGGTTAGAAGTGAAAGAAAGGATTTAAACATACCCGTGCAAGATACAAGAATAAAGGATGTGCAGAATGCAAAAAGTGTGAACCAGAGTGCTGAAAAAGTTAGAACTATCAAGTATTTGTTGGGAGAGCTCAAGGCCCTGGTAGCAGAACAAG AAGATTCAGAAATTCAGAGGTTGATTACAGAACTGGAGTTGTATATATCTCTGCTTCCAACAGTAAATGGAAACACAAATATTCAGGTTGAAATAGCACTGGCCATGCAACCACTAAGAAGTGAAAATGCTCATTTACGCAG gcAATTGAGAATTTTGAACCAGCAACTTAGAGAACGAGAAAAAACTCAAAAGTCATCTGGTTCTCTGGAATGCAACCTTGAAT TGTTTTCTCTTCAATCATTGAACAAGTCACTGCAAAATCAATTACAGGAGTCACTAAAGAGCCAAGAATTACTACAGAGTAAAAATGAAGAGCTTTTAAAAGTGATAGAAAGtcagaaagatgaaaacaaaaagtttgctggtatatttaaagagaaagatCAAACTTTACTTGAAAATAAACAGCAATTTGACATTGAGACAACAAGAATGAAAATTG aatTGGAGGAAGCTTTAGTCAATGTGAAAAGCTGCCGGTTTAAGTTAGAAGctgcagaaaaggaaaatcagattTTGGGAATAACATTACGTCAGCGTGATGCTGAGGTGACTCGACTAAGAGAATTAACCAG AACTTTACAGACCAGTATGGCAAAGCTTCTCTCAGATCTTAGTATGGACACTGCTCGTTGCAAGTCTGGGAGTAATCTTACGAAATCACTCCTGAACATTTATGAAAAACAACCTCAACATGACCGAATCCCTGCTCACACTTCCATAATGAGCTATCTAAATAAGTTAGAACCAGTTCACACTATTATTACACGTTCAGAGCCACTTTCTACAATTAACAATGAGGAAAACACAATGCCAGATAGACCCTATGAAAATGTTCTGCCCTCTGAAGGCCCTCAGCATACTAATGCTAGGAACATGGAAGCATCAGCCCCTGGAATCATTCCTGCCCTTTCAAAACAGGATTCTGATGAGGAGAGTGAAATTACAACTTTAATAGAAGATGAGTGTAATTTGGATAAGACAATTTACATTCCGTTTGCTAGAAGCACTTCTAAAAAGAAATCACCACTATCTAAGAGATTATCCCTCCAGCTACAGATCAGTGTTGCTCCACCGCAGATGGTCAGTGGACTTGttgctgaaaaagaaaataaattgtgtGCACCTGGAGTTTGTTCCTCTTCCAAAGAGGAAGGAGTTGCACCTGAGAAACTTTCCAGAACAGCTGATATGGAGGACAAGCAACTCCTCAGGATAATAAAGGAAGCCATTCGCAAGATCCCTCCTGCCACTGAGGAGCCAGAGGAATTGGCTGCGTGTCATGGCCCCTCCACTTGTCAGAACAGCAGCATTCAAGTGAAAAGTAGTGCAGTCTCTGATGGTAgctttttaaattctgatttAACCTCTGACTGGAGCACTTCTTTTTCAACGTTCACTTCTCGTGATGAACAAGACTTCCAAAATGGCCTTGCAGCACTGGATGCCAACATTGCTAGACTCCAGAAGTCCTTGAGGACTGGTCTTCTGGAGACGTAA